One window of the Pedobacter ginsengisoli genome contains the following:
- a CDS encoding beta-N-acetylhexosaminidase, with protein sequence MIKKLLLILLTLSINAVAQPAIKSMNNQPALIPYPQKMEWKKGQFAIKNYKSIIIENVSLNHEAELLQKQLKEIGLILPIKRESLNEPGIVLKLGKVDAPDTTSEAYKLNITASSITVTGAGKAGLFYGLQTFKQLINNKYIQGCSITDWPAFSWRGYMIDAGRNYQPMDLLKQQINVLAAYKLNIFHFHFTEDIAWRLESKLYPQLTAPEIMIRNKGKFYTQNELKELITYCKDRHITLVPEIDMPGHSAAFKRAMKTDMQSDSGLLIVKNILKEFCETFDVPYLHIGADEVKITNKNFLPEVTALIEKQGKKVIGWEPGGEFTESTIRQLWSENATEVSVNPNVKYIDSRHLYVNHMDPLESVVSIFKGKISNLDEGNNAALGGTLCIWPDRRVSKPEDVFMQTAVYPAMLAFAERSWRGGGEPGWLTYVGLDGAKEVKVFKEFEDRLMKHKKHYFSKMPFPYQAQAHLKWKFYGPFNNDGDLTRKFYPEETKDIDTSKAALTAVGGTFILRHWWGPLVKGLIENPEENTTWYATTKIWSDKNQLINFWIGFNNISRSYGSDSPNEGTWDNRKSQVFVNDKPVAPPLWKQAGAKGNLELPLIDEGYEYREPTKVQLKKGWNTILVKLPVKSFKSKDWQNPEKWMFTVVPWL encoded by the coding sequence ATGATTAAAAAATTGCTACTAATTCTGCTTACTTTAAGTATAAATGCAGTTGCCCAGCCGGCCATAAAATCTATGAATAACCAGCCGGCACTAATTCCGTACCCTCAAAAAATGGAGTGGAAAAAGGGGCAGTTCGCAATTAAAAATTATAAAAGTATAATTATAGAAAATGTTTCGCTAAACCATGAGGCCGAGCTGTTACAAAAGCAACTGAAAGAAATTGGACTAATACTTCCCATTAAAAGAGAATCTCTAAATGAGCCTGGTATTGTTCTAAAATTAGGAAAGGTTGATGCACCAGATACCACCTCCGAAGCATATAAACTCAATATTACTGCAAGCTCAATAACAGTTACGGGTGCTGGTAAGGCCGGTTTGTTTTATGGTTTGCAAACCTTTAAGCAGTTGATTAATAACAAGTATATACAAGGATGCAGCATTACGGACTGGCCTGCTTTTTCGTGGAGGGGATATATGATAGACGCCGGAAGGAACTATCAGCCAATGGATTTGCTAAAACAGCAAATTAATGTACTTGCAGCCTATAAGCTCAACATATTTCACTTTCATTTTACCGAAGATATTGCCTGGCGATTAGAAAGTAAGCTATATCCACAGCTTACAGCTCCTGAAATTATGATACGCAATAAAGGTAAGTTCTATACTCAAAATGAGCTTAAAGAATTGATAACTTACTGCAAAGACCGCCATATTACTTTAGTGCCAGAAATAGATATGCCTGGGCATAGTGCAGCATTTAAAAGAGCAATGAAAACAGATATGCAAAGCGATAGCGGCTTGCTTATTGTTAAAAATATTCTAAAGGAATTTTGCGAAACTTTTGATGTTCCTTACCTGCATATCGGTGCAGATGAGGTAAAAATCACCAATAAAAACTTTTTACCCGAAGTAACTGCATTAATTGAAAAACAAGGTAAAAAGGTAATAGGATGGGAGCCCGGCGGTGAGTTTACAGAAAGTACAATTAGGCAATTATGGAGTGAAAATGCTACAGAAGTGAGTGTTAACCCAAATGTAAAGTATATAGATTCTCGTCATTTGTATGTTAACCATATGGATCCTTTAGAGAGTGTGGTATCCATATTTAAAGGAAAGATTTCCAACCTTGATGAAGGGAATAATGCCGCACTGGGTGGCACACTTTGTATATGGCCGGACAGAAGGGTAAGCAAACCTGAGGATGTATTTATGCAAACGGCTGTATATCCTGCTATGTTGGCTTTTGCCGAAAGAAGTTGGCGTGGTGGAGGTGAACCTGGCTGGTTAACCTATGTAGGTTTGGATGGAGCAAAAGAAGTTAAAGTGTTCAAAGAATTTGAAGATCGTTTAATGAAACACAAAAAGCATTATTTTTCAAAAATGCCATTTCCATATCAGGCCCAGGCACATTTAAAATGGAAATTCTACGGGCCTTTTAATAATGATGGTGATCTTACCAGAAAGTTTTATCCCGAAGAAACGAAAGATATTGATACCAGTAAAGCAGCATTAACTGCTGTAGGCGGCACTTTTATTTTAAGGCACTGGTGGGGACCTTTAGTTAAAGGGCTTATAGAAAACCCGGAAGAAAACACTACCTGGTATGCAACTACCAAAATTTGGAGTGATAAAAACCAGTTAATAAACTTCTGGATTGGCTTTAATAATATATCAAGATCTTATGGTTCAGACTCGCCAAATGAGGGCACCTGGGACAACCGAAAGAGCCAGGTTTTTGTAAATGATAAACCCGTAGCACCACCATTATGGAAACAAGCCGGTGCTAAAGGCAATTTAGAATTGCCACTAATTGATGAAGGATATGAATACCGAGAACCAACAAAAGTTCAATTAAAAAAAGGCTGGAACACCATATTGGTTAAATTGCCTGTTAAGTCTTTTAAAAGCAAAGATTGGCAAAATCCAGAAAAATGGATGTTTACAGTTGTACCTTGGCTTTAA
- a CDS encoding AGE family epimerase/isomerase, with translation MSYTAQDLQSLRRFYSNKLLNDTIPFWFPRSIDTEYGGYLLMRDQDGSLIDDDKAVWIQGRAAWLLSTLYNTVEQKQEWLDGAKSGIDFLNKYCFDTDGQMFFHVTRDGQPIRKRRYFFSETFAVIANAAYAKASGDEEAAAKARYLFGKCIEYATTPGLLPAKFTGTRPMKGIGVPMIMMNTAQQLRETIGDPRCDEWIDKWIAEIEQFFVKDDIQCVMEQVAPDGNIVDHIDGRTLNPGHAIEGAWFILHEAKYRNNDPRLIKLGCKMLDYMWERGWDKEHGGILYFRDVYNKPVQEYWQDMKFWWPHNEVIIATLLAYTITGDKKYAKWHKMVNDYSYQHFHDPKNGEWFGYLHRDGSIAQTAKGNLYKGPFHLPRQEWYCLSLLNEFLKA, from the coding sequence ATGAGCTATACAGCACAAGATTTACAGAGTCTCAGGAGATTCTACAGCAACAAGTTACTAAATGATACCATTCCCTTTTGGTTTCCCAGATCTATAGATACCGAATATGGAGGTTATCTGTTAATGCGCGATCAGGATGGTAGTTTAATTGATGATGATAAAGCTGTTTGGATACAAGGCCGGGCAGCCTGGCTATTGTCGACCCTGTACAATACTGTTGAACAAAAACAGGAATGGCTAGATGGCGCTAAATCGGGAATTGATTTTTTAAACAAATATTGCTTTGATACCGATGGGCAGATGTTTTTTCATGTAACACGCGATGGACAACCTATTCGTAAACGCCGTTACTTTTTCTCAGAAACCTTTGCTGTAATTGCCAATGCGGCTTATGCCAAGGCTAGCGGCGATGAAGAAGCAGCCGCCAAGGCAAGATATTTATTTGGTAAATGTATAGAGTATGCAACTACACCCGGCCTATTGCCTGCAAAGTTTACCGGTACAAGACCTATGAAAGGAATTGGTGTACCAATGATCATGATGAATACCGCGCAGCAATTGCGTGAAACAATTGGCGACCCAAGATGTGATGAATGGATTGACAAATGGATTGCCGAAATAGAGCAGTTCTTTGTTAAAGATGATATTCAATGTGTTATGGAACAAGTTGCTCCTGATGGGAATATAGTTGACCACATTGATGGAAGAACCTTAAATCCTGGCCATGCCATTGAAGGGGCATGGTTCATATTACATGAGGCAAAATACAGAAATAACGATCCTCGTTTAATAAAGCTAGGCTGTAAAATGCTCGATTATATGTGGGAACGTGGTTGGGATAAAGAGCATGGGGGGATACTATATTTCAGAGATGTATATAACAAGCCCGTTCAAGAATACTGGCAGGATATGAAGTTTTGGTGGCCTCATAATGAGGTTATTATAGCTACATTGTTGGCCTATACTATTACCGGCGACAAGAAATACGCAAAATGGCATAAAATGGTAAATGATTATAGTTATCAGCATTTTCATGACCCCAAAAATGGCGAATGGTTTGGATACTTACATCGCGATGGCAGCATAGCACAAACAGCCAAAGGAAATTTATATAAAGGACCGTTTCATTTACCCAGACAGGAGTGGTATTGCTTATCCCTGTTAAACGAATTCTTAAAAGCATAA
- a CDS encoding GDSL-type esterase/lipase family protein → MFKKKSIFLFIVLLALDLVSYAQEVKVACIGNSVTFGYGLKNPENESYPSVLQGLLGQKYEVKNFGLSGATLLKKGHRPYYKTKQFEEVMSFKPDVAIVHLGLNDTDPRDWPEFKDDFKSDYSWLIDTLRKQNPNVKLFICKLTPIFNGHPRFKSGTRDWYWQIQQQIIEIAKANHTGLIDLTSALYNRPDLFADNLHPDKEGTAIIAKTVYGNLTGNYGGLNLPEIFTDHMVLQRDKPITIYGTANSNEQVKVLFNNKQLVAVADAYGKWKVQFSEMPHGGPYILNVQSGNKTIALTDILIGDVWLCSGQSNMSYTLSASKTGKSELAQIKANKIRLFKFNQYEETNDAPWNAKVLEEVNQLNYFSGSWAPTTPATASGFSAVGYYFGKQVAQESGVPIGLIQLAVGGSTIESWIDRYTMEHDDELVDVLTNWRKSDFIQEWARGRADVNLKEASNPKQRHPYEPVYNYEAGVAKLTQFPIKGVIWYQGESNAQNVDLYKHTFPVLVNSWRKKWGYNFPFYYVQLSSIDRPSWPYFRDAQRKLLKDITNAGMAVSSDVGDSLNVHPNRKMEVGQRLALLAIKGTYHKPITANGPVILSAKQQNNNIVLSFTEAKKLTTRNGEPLIGFQLVNQKGNHLTAKAIIANNKVILKVPQGETITDVLYAWEPFTRANLVNEANLPASTFSIPLD, encoded by the coding sequence ATGTTCAAAAAAAAGTCAATATTTTTATTTATTGTCTTGTTAGCTCTTGATTTGGTATCATATGCTCAGGAAGTAAAAGTGGCATGTATTGGGAACTCAGTAACTTTCGGTTATGGCTTAAAAAATCCTGAAAATGAATCTTATCCCTCTGTATTGCAAGGTTTACTTGGGCAAAAATATGAGGTTAAGAATTTTGGATTAAGCGGAGCTACACTTTTAAAAAAAGGACACAGACCTTATTACAAAACAAAACAGTTTGAAGAGGTGATGTCTTTTAAACCTGATGTTGCAATAGTACACCTTGGTTTGAACGATACCGACCCCAGAGATTGGCCAGAATTTAAAGACGATTTTAAATCAGACTATTCATGGTTAATAGATACACTTAGAAAACAAAATCCTAATGTAAAACTATTTATATGTAAGCTCACGCCAATTTTTAACGGTCATCCACGCTTTAAATCAGGTACTCGCGATTGGTATTGGCAAATTCAGCAGCAAATTATTGAAATTGCCAAGGCAAATCATACAGGCCTTATCGATTTAACATCCGCATTGTATAACAGACCAGATCTGTTTGCTGATAATTTACATCCCGATAAGGAGGGGACAGCCATTATAGCAAAAACTGTTTACGGAAACCTTACCGGTAATTACGGTGGGCTTAACCTTCCCGAAATCTTTACAGATCATATGGTGCTTCAGCGTGATAAACCTATAACTATATATGGCACAGCAAATAGCAATGAGCAAGTAAAAGTTTTATTTAATAATAAACAGCTTGTTGCAGTGGCCGATGCATATGGCAAATGGAAAGTTCAGTTTTCCGAAATGCCACATGGCGGGCCCTATATCTTAAATGTACAATCAGGTAATAAAACCATTGCCTTAACCGATATTCTTATTGGCGATGTATGGCTATGTTCAGGGCAGTCGAACATGTCGTATACCTTAAGTGCATCTAAAACAGGGAAATCAGAACTTGCTCAGATAAAAGCAAATAAGATAAGGTTATTTAAGTTTAACCAGTACGAAGAAACTAATGATGCGCCCTGGAATGCTAAAGTTTTAGAAGAGGTTAATCAGCTCAATTATTTTTCAGGAAGCTGGGCGCCAACCACTCCAGCAACAGCTTCAGGTTTTTCGGCCGTAGGCTATTATTTCGGTAAGCAAGTGGCACAGGAGTCTGGTGTTCCAATTGGCTTAATACAACTTGCCGTTGGAGGTTCAACCATAGAATCGTGGATAGACAGGTATACTATGGAACACGATGATGAGCTTGTTGATGTACTTACAAACTGGCGTAAATCTGATTTTATACAAGAATGGGCCAGAGGCCGTGCCGATGTTAATTTAAAGGAGGCATCAAATCCAAAACAACGCCACCCATACGAGCCAGTATATAATTACGAGGCGGGTGTAGCCAAACTAACCCAATTTCCAATAAAAGGTGTAATATGGTATCAGGGCGAAAGCAATGCTCAAAATGTTGATTTATATAAGCATACATTTCCGGTACTGGTAAATAGCTGGCGTAAAAAATGGGGTTATAATTTTCCATTTTATTATGTACAGCTATCAAGTATAGATCGCCCTTCATGGCCTTATTTCAGGGATGCCCAACGCAAATTACTAAAAGACATTACTAATGCCGGTATGGCCGTAAGTTCAGATGTTGGCGATTCTTTAAATGTACACCCCAACAGGAAAATGGAGGTTGGACAACGATTGGCACTTTTAGCCATAAAAGGCACTTATCATAAACCAATAACTGCCAATGGTCCGGTTATTTTAAGTGCCAAACAACAAAACAACAATATTGTACTTTCATTTACCGAAGCTAAAAAACTTACAACAAGAAATGGAGAACCCTTAATCGGGTTTCAATTAGTTAATCAGAAAGGAAATCACCTTACTGCAAAAGCTATAATAGCTAATAACAAGGTGATTTTAAAGGTTCCGCAAGGCGAAACCATAACCGATGTGCTTTATGCATGGGAGCCATTTACCAGAGCCAATCTGGTTAACGAAGCAAATTTACCGGCTTCAACTTTTTCAATTCCATTAGATTAA
- a CDS encoding sialidase family protein, with protein MMIHKNIWKAVLGMAIVLGITSCSKKIYTATGANAIKINATVTENPIFTRMEANAYLRIEVNIPAGNSEIDYKAISGSINKETLKDIAKLEVYQNNEKPDFNSAKSIGSTVPSGNKFTIPFDSKLKPGIHYLWLSVSLKDNANIDHKLDLKADFLTDLSGLAYKINQNKHTAKPLGIALRKPKDQNVHTYRIPGIVTTDKGTLISVYDIRFDHSGDLPANIDVGMSRSVDGGKTWDAMKTIMDMGRPDENSGVGDPSVLFDPVTKTIWVSALWSKGNRSIAGSGPGLTPEETGQFVVTSSTDDGLTWSKPYSITSQVKNPEWRLFFPGPGNGIAMADGKIVFPAQYWDAQKMPHSTLIYSDDHGKTWKSGIGAKSNTTESQLVETTPGTIMLNMRDNRGGFRSVATTTDMGKSWTAHATSYNTLADPVCMGSFIKAKVKVNGVLKDVLFFSNPNVSKAPRKDITIKASLDMGETWLPANQLLIDERDSFGYSALTKIDDNTIGILYEGISSLLFVRVPVADIIK; from the coding sequence ATGATGATACATAAGAATATATGGAAGGCTGTTTTAGGGATGGCTATTGTACTAGGAATTACCTCATGCAGTAAAAAAATATATACAGCAACAGGTGCTAACGCTATAAAAATTAATGCCACCGTTACAGAAAATCCAATCTTTACAAGAATGGAAGCAAATGCTTATCTGCGAATTGAGGTAAATATACCGGCAGGTAATTCAGAAATAGATTATAAAGCCATTTCAGGATCTATTAATAAAGAAACATTAAAAGATATTGCTAAGCTGGAAGTATACCAGAATAATGAAAAGCCTGACTTTAATAGTGCTAAATCAATAGGCAGCACTGTTCCTTCAGGCAATAAATTTACAATTCCTTTTGATTCAAAATTAAAACCAGGTATTCATTATCTCTGGCTTAGCGTTAGTTTAAAAGACAATGCCAATATCGATCATAAACTAGATCTTAAAGCAGATTTCTTAACGGATCTGTCTGGTCTTGCTTATAAGATTAATCAAAATAAACATACAGCCAAACCTCTGGGTATTGCCTTGCGCAAACCTAAGGACCAGAACGTGCATACCTATCGTATTCCCGGAATTGTTACTACCGATAAAGGTACTCTTATTTCGGTTTATGACATCCGTTTCGATCATAGTGGCGATCTTCCGGCTAATATAGATGTGGGGATGAGCCGTAGCGTTGACGGAGGTAAAACATGGGATGCCATGAAAACAATTATGGATATGGGGCGTCCGGATGAAAATAGCGGAGTAGGTGATCCTTCCGTTTTGTTTGATCCTGTAACTAAAACAATATGGGTTTCGGCCTTGTGGAGCAAAGGGAACCGCTCTATCGCGGGTTCAGGCCCTGGTCTTACACCTGAAGAAACCGGACAATTTGTAGTAACCAGCAGTACTGATGATGGACTTACCTGGAGCAAACCTTATAGCATTACATCGCAGGTGAAAAATCCTGAATGGAGATTATTTTTTCCCGGCCCGGGAAATGGTATTGCCATGGCTGATGGTAAGATTGTTTTTCCTGCCCAATATTGGGATGCCCAAAAAATGCCTCATTCTACGTTAATCTATAGCGATGATCATGGTAAAACATGGAAAAGCGGAATCGGCGCAAAATCCAATACCACCGAAAGCCAGCTTGTAGAAACTACACCAGGAACTATTATGCTCAATATGAGAGATAACCGTGGTGGTTTTAGAAGCGTTGCTACTACAACAGATATGGGTAAAAGCTGGACAGCACATGCAACTTCTTATAATACACTTGCAGATCCGGTTTGTATGGGGAGCTTTATTAAAGCAAAAGTTAAGGTAAATGGGGTGTTAAAAGATGTATTGTTCTTTAGCAATCCAAACGTTTCTAAAGCTCCAAGAAAAGATATTACTATTAAAGCCAGCCTGGATATGGGCGAAACATGGTTGCCTGCCAACCAATTATTGATCGATGAGCGTGATTCCTTTGGCTATTCTGCACTTACTAAAATAGACGATAATACCATTGGAATTTTGTACGAAGGCATAAGCAGCCTATTATTTGTAAGGGTGCCGGTAGCGGATATCATTAAATAG
- a CDS encoding MFS transporter codes for MQNKNTNNYAWVLVGLLWVVALLNYMDRQMLSTMKPAMQIDIAELQSATNFGYLMAIFLWIYGFMSPVSGIIADKFNRKWLIVGSLFVWSAVTFLMGYAETFNQIYWLRAVMGVSEALYIPAGLSLIADFHSPKTRSLAIGIHMTGLYMGQALGGFGATIADKFSWQSTFHWFGIAGIIYSFVLILFLREKKLTDHEMVSDKLTIKPSLFKGLGILFTNISFWIILFYFAVPSLPGWAAKNWLPTLFAQNLNIPMATAGPLSTITIAASSFLGVILGGILSDKWVQKNLKGRIYTSAIGLALTIPSLLLLGFGHSLFHVVGAAICFGLGFGMFDANNMPILCQFVSARYRATAYGLMNMTGVFFGAFITDLLGKSSDAGSLGKDFAMLAGIVVIALIVQLYFLRPRHNDFVDA; via the coding sequence ATGCAAAACAAAAACACAAATAATTATGCCTGGGTGCTGGTTGGATTACTATGGGTAGTGGCATTATTAAATTATATGGATAGACAAATGTTGTCGACCATGAAGCCAGCGATGCAAATCGATATAGCAGAGCTGCAATCGGCTACAAACTTTGGCTATCTGATGGCAATTTTTCTGTGGATATATGGTTTTATGAGCCCTGTTTCAGGAATTATAGCAGATAAGTTTAATAGAAAATGGCTAATTGTGGGGAGTTTATTTGTGTGGTCGGCAGTTACTTTTTTAATGGGTTATGCCGAAACTTTTAATCAAATCTATTGGTTAAGAGCTGTAATGGGTGTTAGCGAAGCTCTTTACATTCCGGCAGGCCTATCTTTAATAGCCGATTTTCATTCGCCCAAAACAAGATCTCTTGCAATAGGTATTCACATGACAGGACTGTACATGGGACAGGCGTTAGGTGGCTTTGGAGCTACCATTGCCGATAAGTTCTCCTGGCAATCTACTTTTCACTGGTTCGGAATTGCAGGTATTATTTACTCGTTTGTACTAATTTTATTTTTAAGAGAGAAAAAGCTTACAGATCATGAAATGGTTTCAGATAAGTTAACCATCAAACCTTCACTTTTTAAAGGTTTGGGCATTCTATTTACCAATATTTCATTTTGGATTATTCTATTCTATTTTGCAGTGCCAAGTCTTCCGGGTTGGGCGGCAAAGAACTGGTTACCTACGCTGTTTGCGCAAAACCTGAATATACCAATGGCTACTGCTGGTCCATTATCAACCATTACCATAGCAGCTTCATCTTTTTTAGGTGTAATACTAGGAGGTATTTTATCTGATAAATGGGTCCAGAAAAATTTAAAAGGACGTATTTATACCAGTGCAATTGGTTTGGCATTAACCATTCCATCGCTTTTATTATTAGGCTTTGGTCACTCACTCTTTCATGTTGTGGGAGCGGCCATTTGCTTCGGTTTAGGCTTTGGAATGTTTGATGCCAATAATATGCCTATTCTTTGTCAGTTTGTTTCGGCCAGATACAGAGCAACAGCATATGGATTAATGAATATGACCGGAGTGTTTTTTGGAGCTTTTATAACCGATTTATTAGGCAAATCATCAGACGCAGGAAGCCTTGGTAAGGATTTCGCGATGCTGGCCGGAATTGTAGTAATTGCATTAATAGTTCAGCTTTATTTTTTACGACCAAGACACAATGATTTTGTTGATGCATAA
- a CDS encoding kelch repeat-containing protein codes for MNKYIFSLSIPFMLMLTDVSAQETTIKQVQWCTAAKLQNADGSTSLGFAGAVNAVFNDALMVAGGANFPDKMPWEGGKKYYSDRIQILIKQNGNFAWGTKPLAAKLPEPVAYCGNTATDLGVVYAGGEGPNGLSNKAFIINWDTSDLDINIKRLADLPFAVTNAGLTHVGNVVYLVGGDKEKNSSDSFYMLDLNANEASWEKLPDLPMQLANALVVAQANKIFVIGGRTKTASGISDLHHTTFAYDLKAGTWQQLADISDGKQITNFSAGAGVAVANDLILVAGGDNGEVFHKIENYISQIAKSQSQQEKDKLTIEKNKLSINHKGFYKAQLVYNVTTNKWAKIGQLPFLAHVTTTAAKWGNDIVLSNGEIKPGVRTPSVMIGKIETGSASKK; via the coding sequence ATGAACAAATACATATTTTCCCTATCAATCCCTTTTATGTTAATGTTAACAGACGTTTCTGCCCAGGAAACTACAATAAAGCAAGTGCAATGGTGTACGGCTGCAAAATTGCAAAATGCTGATGGCAGTACTTCATTGGGCTTTGCCGGTGCCGTTAATGCAGTTTTTAATGATGCCCTTATGGTTGCAGGGGGAGCTAATTTTCCTGATAAAATGCCATGGGAAGGAGGCAAGAAGTATTATTCCGACAGGATCCAGATATTGATTAAACAAAATGGGAATTTTGCCTGGGGTACCAAACCTTTAGCAGCAAAACTTCCTGAACCAGTGGCGTATTGCGGTAATACTGCTACTGATCTGGGTGTGGTTTATGCAGGTGGCGAAGGCCCGAATGGTTTATCAAATAAAGCTTTCATCATTAACTGGGACACTTCTGATTTAGATATTAACATAAAAAGATTGGCCGATTTGCCTTTTGCTGTTACAAATGCAGGGCTTACTCATGTAGGAAATGTGGTATATCTGGTAGGTGGCGATAAAGAAAAAAACTCATCCGATTCTTTCTATATGCTTGATTTAAATGCTAATGAAGCATCATGGGAAAAATTACCTGATCTTCCAATGCAATTGGCAAATGCGCTTGTAGTTGCCCAAGCCAATAAAATTTTTGTAATTGGTGGCCGTACCAAAACAGCTTCAGGAATTAGCGATTTGCATCATACAACTTTCGCTTATGATCTTAAAGCGGGCACCTGGCAACAACTTGCCGATATCTCTGATGGTAAACAAATTACAAACTTTTCGGCCGGTGCCGGTGTTGCGGTAGCAAACGATCTTATATTGGTTGCCGGGGGTGATAATGGAGAAGTTTTTCATAAAATAGAAAACTACATCTCCCAAATTGCAAAATCTCAGTCTCAGCAAGAAAAGGACAAACTTACTATCGAAAAGAATAAACTAAGCATAAATCATAAAGGTTTTTATAAAGCACAACTGGTATACAATGTTACCACAAATAAATGGGCCAAAATAGGTCAGTTGCCTTTTCTGGCGCATGTTACAACAACCGCTGCCAAATGGGGCAACGATATTGTATTGTCTAACGGCGAAATTAAACCTGGTGTAAGAACCCCATCAGTAATGATTGGCAAGATAGAAACTGGTTCGGCTTCAAAAAAATAA
- a CDS encoding dihydrodipicolinate synthase family protein, whose amino-acid sequence MIFEKLQGLIAAPFTPMDSNGAINLNIIPDYYSFLKHNKVTGAFICGSTGEGVSMSTEEKKQVAQAWAECTKGDPDFKVMLFLGGTSITDCKELALYAKQIGLYAISFTAPFYFKPANVDMLAKACAEIAAVVPDMPFYYYHIPVLTGVGFAMYDLLQAIDGRIENFAGIKYTHEDFMDFLSCMNFKDGKYDMLWGRDENMLSALALGTKGAVGSTFNYAAPLYYDMIDAFEINDLKKANSLQQKSIDMIRLLGKYGGIATGKAYMKLVDVDCGEFRLPVKNMDGNQFEQFKSDVTALEFNTFKSNAPH is encoded by the coding sequence ATGATTTTCGAGAAATTACAAGGCTTAATTGCAGCTCCTTTTACCCCAATGGATAGTAATGGAGCCATCAACTTAAATATTATTCCGGATTACTATAGCTTTTTAAAGCACAATAAGGTTACAGGAGCTTTCATTTGCGGATCAACTGGCGAAGGAGTTTCAATGTCGACCGAAGAGAAAAAACAAGTAGCACAAGCCTGGGCTGAATGTACCAAAGGTGATCCTGATTTTAAAGTGATGTTATTTTTAGGGGGTACAAGCATTACAGATTGCAAAGAACTGGCTTTATATGCTAAACAGATTGGGCTATATGCCATTTCATTTACTGCCCCTTTCTACTTTAAACCTGCCAATGTAGATATGCTTGCTAAAGCATGTGCAGAAATTGCTGCGGTTGTACCTGATATGCCTTTCTATTATTACCATATACCGGTATTAACAGGCGTAGGTTTTGCCATGTACGATTTGCTACAAGCAATTGATGGTAGAATAGAAAACTTTGCCGGCATAAAATATACACACGAAGATTTTATGGATTTCTTATCTTGTATGAACTTTAAAGATGGAAAGTATGACATGCTTTGGGGACGTGATGAGAATATGCTCTCGGCATTAGCGCTGGGTACAAAAGGTGCTGTAGGCAGTACATTTAACTACGCCGCTCCATTGTACTATGATATGATTGATGCTTTTGAAATAAACGACCTGAAAAAGGCGAATTCATTGCAACAAAAATCTATTGATATGATCAGGTTGTTAGGTAAATATGGAGGTATAGCCACAGGAAAGGCTTACATGAAACTGGTGGATGTAGATTGCGGAGAATTTAGATTGCCTGTTAAAAACATGGATGGCAATCAGTTTGAACAATTCAAATCTGATGTGACAGCTCTTGAATTTAATACTTTTAAATCAAACGCGCCTCATTAG